The stretch of DNA GGATGATGTCGCGAGCGCTGCTGCCACTGCCGGAACTAAAGCCGCTTCAGGAGCAACCTCTGCTGCCTCGTCTGCGGCAACAAAGCTTACTCAAAGCATGGCCGAAACTGCCTCAGAAACTCTTTCTAAAACAGCAAGCAACGCAAGCAGAGGTTTGTTCGGAAAAGCATTGAATACCCCCAACTGGTCCGAAAAACTATCTCGTGGAATGAACGTGGTAAAAACGCAAGGAACTCGTGCCGCTCAATTTGCAGGGCGGGCGCTCTCACAAGCTATGAGCATCTCACAAATGGTTCATGGGCTAACTGCTGGTATTGATGGGATTGCAGGGGGAATCATTGGGGCTCAAGTAGCTCAGGAACAAAGAGCGGCAGGAATGGCAGAAGCTCGTGCAGAAGAACTGAAATCTCTTAACTCCGTCCAATCACAATATGCTGCCCAAGCCCAACAGCTCCAAGAACAATCTCAACAAAGTTTTAACTCCGCACTTCAGACTCTTCAAAGTATCTCGGATTCTCAGCTACAAACCACGTCATCGATGTTTAACTAATTCCTAATGCGCTTTGAGACAAAATAGCCCGTAAGAGTTTTCTCTCTTACGGGCTTTTTTTTACTCCGAAGAGAGCACATATCCTTGGCGAAATTCCTCATGGTAGATCATTCGGCATCCCAAGACCATGAACCCCACAGCAAATAGCAGTCCTGGAGGGAACTTTTCTCCAAGAAGCAGCCAGCCAAAAAAGCTAGCAAACAAAGGCATTACCAAATTACAGAAGGATAAAAATGTAGAGGAAAACGACCTTAGCAACCTTGCGAACAGGTTATAACAAATCAAATTCGAAAAGATAACCAAAGCGCCTATCGCTTGCAAAAATAACAACGGCTTTTCTACTGGCAAAGGATTCCACACTTCGACCATCGCGGAGTGCATTAACGATAAAACTCCAGAGATAACCATGGCATAGGCATTGACTGCTGTATTAGACAAAGACTCACATCTTCGACTTAGCTTTCTAAGTAAAGTCCACCCATAAGAAGAAAGGCATGTCGCTGCTATCAACAGCAATTCTGGAAGTCCCAACTGCCATCCCCACGCGGAGATATCTTCACCCCCACCAAAAAGCAAGTACACAAGATAACTCACTAATCCTAAACTCAATCCCCCTAATTTTTTCCAAGTAACCACTTCTCTGAGCTGAATATAGGAACAAAAAGCTGCGGTAAAAGGAGAAAATCCGTAAATAAAACACGCCTTAGACGACGAGAGCCCCTGTAATCCAATAAATTCTAAAACATTGGCTAAGTAGAACCCAATTACAGCGAGCAACAAAACAGGCACAATTGCCTGCCGCGGCAAACGAAGCGACTCTCTTTTGCTAATCAAAAGCCCAAAAAGAACCACCCCAGCCAACACCATCCGACTTCCAGTAACGAATAAAGGTGCTGCGGCCTCCATTGCGAATTTGCTTAAAGCAAACGAAGAAGACCAGATAAAGGCGTTAAGGAAAATTAAGAAAATAGCCATGTTTTTGAACACAAAAATTTCAAAGCCACAAAACGAACAACATTTTTCCCTACAACAATAAGGGCCGTTGTCAACATCTCAGACCCATTCTATGGGACAAATACAACCTGTTGTTAGTCGTGTACTAAAAAAACGCTTCCATTGTAGGGAATTTCTTGAAAAAACCCTAGTTTGAAAAAAAGTTTCATCTTTCTTTTTTCCTTCTCATAAAACCCTTTTGCTTAGTTCCGTGAAACGCTACAATAACCACTCTGCGAAAAAAGAGAATGTTTTCGCAGAAACCTTGCAGTAAAAATTTTTATTTATGGAGAAGGAATGATCCGCGTAACTTGTAATGAAGAAGCTTTCGAACTACCAGAAGGCGCCTCGGCGATGGATCTTGCAACCAAGATGAAACACTCGCATTGCTTTGCAGGAGCCCTTATTAATGACCAAGCAAAGGATCTTTCCACCACCTTACAAGACGGAGATACCATTCTCTTTCTTTCTTGGGACGATCCAAAAGGTCGAGAAATTTTTTTACACACATCAGCACATATTTTAGCCCAAGCAGTCCTTCGTTTGTGGCCTTCAGCGCAACCAACGATAGGACCCGTTATTGATCAAGGGTTCTACTATGATTTCGCGAACCTCTCTATTAGCGAAGACGACTTTTCTGCTATAGAGGATATGGCAAAAACCATCGCAGAGGAAAAATTTCCCATCTCTCGCCAAGTTTTTTCCAATAAAGAAGAGGCTCTTGCCTATTTTTCGGAAAATCCATTCAAAACCGAGCTAATTACAGAGCTTCCAGAAGATGCAGAAATTTCCGCTTATAAACAGGGGGAATTTGTAGATCTGTGTCGAGGCCCCCACCTTCCGTCAACAGCCCCAGTAAAAGCATTTAAACTATTACGCACATCTGCAGCTTATTGGAAAGGAGATCCATCTAGAGACTCTCTGATTCGGATCTATGGTATCGCCTTTCCTACAACGAAAGAACTTAAAGAACACCTGCATCAACTAGAAGAAGCCAAAAAACGTGATCATCGCGTACTAGGGGCTAAATTAGATCTTTTCTCTCAACAACCCTGTTCTGCAGGAATGCCTTTTTTCCATCCTCGAGGAATGGTTGTGTGGAACGCCTTAGTCGATTACTGGAAGCGTCTTCATCACCTTGCTGGCTACCAACAAATTCAAACCCCTCAGCTTATGAATAGGGAGCTATGGGAAATTTCCGGCCACTGGGAAAACTACAAAGAGAACATGTACACCTTAACCGTGGACGAAGAAGATTACGCGATCAAACCCATGAACTGTCCCGGATGTATGTTGTATTACAAAACACAACTCCACAGTTACCGAGAATTTCCACTACGCGTAGCAGAAATCGGCCACGTGCATAGACAGGAACTCTCTGGAGCTTTATCAGGGCTTATGCGAGTCCGAGCTTTTCATCAAGATGATGCGCACATATTTTTAACTCCTGAACAAGTTGAAGAAGAAACGTTAAATATTCTCGACCTTGTTTCTAAATTATATGGAACGTTTGGATTAGAATATCACTTAGAGCTTTCTACTCGACCTGGACAAGGAACGATTGGAAGCGATGATCTTTGGGAACTCGCAACGGACGCTTTGCAGCGAGCTCTAGTTAAATCCCAAAAACCTTTTGTTATAAGCCCGGGAGAAGGTGCTTTTTATGGTCCAAAAATTGATATTCACGTACGGGATGCCATTAATAGAACTTGGCAATGTGGAACCATTCAGCTGGACATGTTCCTTCCAGAACGATTCGATCTAAAATACACCAACCAACAAGGAGAAAAAAGCACTCCTATCATGCTTCATAGAGCATTGTTTGGCTCTATTGAGCGCTTCTTGGGAATTTTAATCGAACACTTTAAAGGCCGCTTCCCCTTATGGCTAAGCCCTGAGCATGTGCGCATTATTACTGTAGCAGACCGCCATGAGGCTCGCGCTCAGGAATTAGCCAAGCATTTCACCCAACAAGGAATCCGTGCTACGGTGGATCAAACGAATGAGTCTGTTAGTAAAAAAATTCGCAACGCGCAAAATATGCAAGTGAACTATATGCTTACTATCGGAGATAAAGAACTTGAGACTCAACTCCTTGCCGTACGCACACGAGATAATCGCGTATTAAATGCAATTTCTGTTGAGCATTTCACCAATGCAATTCTTGATGAGCTCCACTCTCTTTCTTTAAGCTCTTCCTTGTAACCTTCCTGGCTTGCATAGAGGATTTCCTCTATGCAAGCCCCTATCCCTCAGTCCACTCCTGTACCCTTCATTACAGACGATCGTAGATTTCAAATGGTCAAAAGCCTTATAACATGTTCGCTGTAGCCAAAAATTCCTAATAGGAATACAACGGACTAGTCTAGGGTTCTGAGCTGGAACCAAGTTAACTATATGATTGTTCTAGAAAAACTCTTAAAAATCCCTCGAAGCGGAGGCTACAAAAATCTTCTTCCGTTTTCAAGAGACTGATCTCTAAAAATCGTCTTTTCTATCGGAGGAATGCTATACCCAGTAATAAAAAAAGAGGCCTCTGAAAGACTTTTTGACCTTTCTACCTTCCCAGAGCCTCGTCCGTCCTTGCTTATGGACAAACAATATAAGGAATTAAAGCAACTCAAAAGGAGCGAGGCTTCCTCCCCATGTCGGGGCTTCACCTCGTTATATACATGAAAACAATCGCTGTTAACAGTTTTAAAGGCGGCACAGCAAAAACCTCCACCACCCTTCATTTGGGAGCTGCCCTAGCCCAATATCATAAAGCACGAGTTCTTCTTATCGACTTCGATGCTCAGGCAAATCTTACAGCAGGATTAGGTCTAGATCCCGATTGCTACGACAGCCTTGCCGTTGTCTTACAAGGAGAAAAAACTATCGAGGAAGTCATTCGCCCTATTGACTCTTCAGGATTAGACTTAATCCCTGCCGATACGTGGTTAGAACGAGTCGAAGTCTCAGGATCTTTGGCTGCCGATCGCTATTCGCATGAACGGTTAAAAACCATTCTTTCCACGATAGAGCACCAGTATGACTACGTCATTATTGATACCCCGCCTTCCCTATGCTGGCTCACAGAATCTGCTCTGATTGCAGCTCAGTACGCCCTAATCTGTGCCACACCAGAATTCTATAGCGTCAAGGGCCTAGAACGGTTAGCGACCTTTATTCAGGGGATCTCCTCGCGACACCCTCTCAACATTTTAGGAGTCACTCTGTCTTTTTGGAATTATAGAGGGAAAAATAATGCCGCTTTCACAGAGCTGATCCAAAAAACATTTCCAGGCAAGCTTTTGAATACCCGTATACGCAGAGATATTACTATCTCAGAAGCCGCTATTCACGGGAAACCAGTTTTCTCTACAGCTCCCTCAGCTCGAGCTTCGGAAGACTATCTAAAATTAACTGAAGAACTGCTATTTTTGTTACGGGACATTTAACGCTATGGGAAACATCAAAACCCTTCTAGAAAATCGATTTAAAAAACCCGCCTCCGATAAGATGGAGTCCCTTGCTAAAAAACGATTAGAGGGCGAGCTCTCTCCCTTTCTAAATGGGTTCACCAATCCCAAGCTTTCTCCGCAAGAAGAAGCAAAATTCCGACAATTATTAGAAGAGTATTCCTTTTCTCAAGAAATCTCAGACCTCGACCTACAACAGCTTTGCCACCTGTCTGCCCAAGTAAAACAAATCCATCATCAAGCCGTACTTCTTCATGGGGAGCGCATCAAAAAGGCTCGCGAGTTATTAAAATCCTATCGAGAAGGTGCATTTTCTGCCTGGCTGTTGCTTACCTATGGCAATCGGCAAACTCCCTATAATTTTCTAGTTTACTATGAGTTTTTTTCTATCCTCCCCGACCCTTTAAAACTTGAGCTAGGGAAAATGCCTAGACAAGCTGTTTACACACTAGCTTCTCGAGAGGGAGATCTAGAGAAAAAAGAAGCTATTATCCGCAACTATCAAGGAGAGACCAAGGGGGAGATTCTCGAAATTATCCGAAGGGAATTTCCTCTACTTCCCACAGATCGCCGTCAAGCATCCCTCCCCCAACAAGCTTTTGCCCTTTTTGCCAAAGGAACAAAATTATTACGACAATGCAACGAGATCTCTCAAGAGGAACTCCTCTCCTTGGAAAAATTGATTAAAAAGCTACAAAAAGTTACAACTAACCTTCTTTCTAATACTAAGGTGTCCCGTAATGACGACGAAACCCAAAAACCTAGAAATCGATAACAATACATTCCTACTTTTGGAAGGAAATTTAAAAAGAATTTTTGCGACGCCAATTGGGTATACGACATTTAGAGAATTCCAAAACGTAGTATTCAACTGCTCACAAGGACAACAAGAGCTTGCCAACTTTTTATTTGAAATGCTGATCAACGGAAAGCTTTTGCAAGAGTTACCTGCAGGACAAAAACAATCTGCACAAAGCCTCATTGTACAATTTATGATGTTGATTCGTGTAGCAAAAGATATTCACGAACGCGGAGAATTTATTAATTTCATCACTTCAGATATGCTCGCCCAGCAAGAACGCTGCGTTTTCTTGAACCGCCTTGCACGAGTTGATGGTCAGGAATTTTTACTCATGACGGATGTACAAAACACCTGTCATCTCATCCGCCATTTGCTATCTCGTTTACTGGAAGCTCAAAAAAACCCTATCGGAGAAAAAAATCTTCAAGAAATTCAAGAGGATTTGGTTTCTTTAAGAGCTCATTTTGAAGAATTGACGAAATCTATGTAAATTGATTAGCCTTCCTGACGGCCATTTTCTAAAAATGGTGTTGATTTGCCCCCACGAACAAGTCTTTGGGGGCTTATTTTTTCAATCAAAGAATTAAAGAACAAACAAGGAGCGAGGTTTCTTCCCTCTCCCGGGTCCCGCCTCGAGAGTCAACCATGAATAAAAAACGTGTTCTTACCGGTGATCGTCCTACAGGAAAACTCCATCTGGGGCATTGGATTGGCTCCATTGCGAATCGCCTACAGTTACAACAAGACCCTCGCTATGAGTGTTTCTTCATTATAGCAGACCTGCATACACTAACAACCAAGACACGAAAAGAAGAAGTTCTTCACATTGATAACCATGTTTACGATGTTCTTGCTGACTGGCTAAGCGTAGGCATAGACCCGGATAAATCTGCTATCTACCTGCAATCCGCTATTCCTGAGATTTACGAGTTAAATCTCATCTTTTCGATGCTAACCCCCTTGAATCATATTATGGGGATTCCAAGCATTAAAGAAATGGCTCGCAATGCTTCTATCAATGAAGAAAGTCTATCTCATGGGCTTATTGGGTATCCTGTTTTACAAAGTGCGGATATTTTACTTGCTAAAGCGCATCTCGTTCCTGTTGGGAAAGATAATGAAGCTCATGTCGAATTAACTCGTGATATAGCGAAAACGTTCAATCGACTATACGGACCTGTATTCCCAGAGCCAGACACCCTACAAGGAGAGCTTACAGCTCTTGTAGGGACAAATGGACAAGGAAAAATGAGCAAATCAGCAAATAATGCTATTTATCTTGCTGACGATGCGAAGACAGTACAAGAAAAAATCCGAAAAATGTACACAGATCCTAATCGAATTCATGCGACAACACCCGGAAGAGTAGAAGGCAATCCTTTATTTATTTACCACGATCTGTTTAATCCTCATAAAGAAGAAGTAGAAGACTTTAAAACACGCTACCGCCAAGGATGCATCAAAGATGTGGAAGTAAAAGCTCGCTTAGCAGAAGAAATTAATCTGTTCCTGGATCCTTTTCGAGAAAAACGCAATGAACTCATTGCTCGCCCTAAAATTCTTGAAGAGGCTTTACAAAAGGGGACAGAAAAAATGCGCTCTTTGGCTAAGGCCACTATGGAAGAAGTCCATGACTGTTTAGGCTTAAGTCGCAAATGGCGAGCAATCCTAGCATCCTCTAAATAATCCATCAAACAGGAGGGGAGTTCTGAATCCACAATTTGTATTACATGCTCCTTTCCTTCCTTGTGGAGATCAGCCAGAAGCTATTCGGCAACTCTCTCAGGGAATTTTAGATGGAATCCCCTCACAGGTTCTTCTGGGAACCACTGGGTCTGGAAAAACATTTACTATGGCAAATGTTATTGCCAATGTTAATGTTCCAACTTTGGTGCTTGCTCATAATAAAACCCTGGCAGCTCAACTGTACCAAGAATTTAAAGCTTTCTTTCCAGAAAATGCTGTCGAATATTTCATTTCTTACTACGACTACTACCAGCCCGAAGCCTACATTGCCCGTAGTGATACCTATATTGAAAAAAGCCTGCTAATCAATGACGAAATTGATAAGCTGCGTCTCTCTGCAACACGGTCTATCCTGGAACGACGCGATACGCTAATCGTTTCCTCCATTTCCTGTATTTACGGAATTGGATCCCCCGACAACTATTCCTCCATGGCCCTTACTTTAGAGGTAGGCAAGGAATACCCCCGCGCACAACTCTCCTCCCAGCTCGTGCGTATGCATTATCAAGCCACTGCTACCCCCCAGCGTAGCGCATTTCGCGAACGAGGGAGTGTTATCGATATCTTCCTAGCTTACGAAAGTGATTGCGCTGTCCGACTTGAATTTGTGAACGACACTCTGGTCTCAATAGAATATACAGATCCGCTGACTATGATCCCTTCGGGGACAACCTCCTCTATCACTCTTTATCCTGGCTCCCACTACGTCACCCCCGAAGCCGTTCGCGAACAAGCGATCCGCTCTATCCGAGAAGAACTCGAGCAACGCTTACTCTTTTTTGAAGGACGTCCTGTAGAGCAAGAAAGGCTCTTTCAACGCACGACTCATGATATAGAAATGATCAAAGAAATCGGTTTCTGTAAGGGAATAGAAAATTATTCTAGGCACTTTACTGGAGCTGCTCCAGGAGAGCCGCCAACTTGTCTTCTTGATTATTTCCCAGATGATTTTCTTTTAATCATCGATGAGTCCCACCAAACACTTCCTCAATTACGAGCAATGTATCGCGGAGATCAATCCCGCAAACGCTCCCTTGTCGAGTATGGATTTCGTCTTCCTTCTGCTTTTGATAATCGCCCTCTAACTTATGAAGAAGCTCGGCGCTATTTCCATCGCGTAGTGTATGTATCGGCTACTCCCGGAGAGCTAGAAATCCAAGAAAGTCGCGGTCATATTGTAGAGCAAATCATTCGCCCTACAGGGATTCCCGATCCACTGCCAGAAATTCGCCCTGCAACAGGACAAATCGATGACCTCTTAGAAGAAATCCGCCAAAGACTCCACAAAGATAAAGAAAAAATCCTAGTCATTTCCGTAACAAAAAAATTAGCTGAAGACATTGCTGCTTTTCTTGCTGAATTAGGTATTGCCGCAGCTTATCTACATTCGGGTATCGAAACTGCAGAAAGAACTCAGATTCTTACAGATTTACGATTAGGAACTATCGATGTTCTTATTGGCGTAAATTTGCTTCGTGAAGGAATCGACTTACCAGAAGTTTCTTTAGTCGCTATCCTCGATGCAGATAAAGAAGGCTTTTTACGAAGCAGTTCTTCTCTCATTCAATTTTGCGGACGAGCCGCACGTAATATCCATGGGAAAGTGATTTTTTATGCAGATCGCATCACACCTTCTATGGATCATATGCTTAAAGAAACCGAACGTCGCAGACAAATACAACTCGATTACAATAAAAAACATCAGATCACCCCGCGCCCCATCATTAAACCCATCTTAGCCAATCCGATTACTAAAGAAGAGGCTCATGAAAAGTCTCGTCTGGAACAGCAATCTTCTAAAGAGCTAGAAACATCCATAAAGGCTTATGAAGAAGCTATGTATAAAGCGGCTCAAGATTTTCAGTTTGATGAAGCTGCTAAGTACCGCGATTTGATGAACGCCGCAAAACGGCAGCTCCTTTTTCAACAAGAAGAAGAAGGCAATACAAACTGAAAAGAATACCACAGAATTGAATCCCTCGTTATGATCCCTTTCTATTAAGCAAAATAACCTTGCGGGCGTCTCTTTATTTAGTGCCATAAGATTCTGTCGGAGGAAACGGATAAAACGAGCAAACCGCTTTCATTAACCAGTCTAGAAAAGGATCTTGTTATGTTTGACGCAGTCATCTCTGATATAGAAGCTAGAGAAATTTTAGATTCCCGAGGGTATCCTACATTATGCGTCAAAGTCATTACTAACACGGGAATCTTTGGCGAAGCTTGTGTTCCTTCTGGTGCATCTACAGGCATTAAAGAAGCGTTAGAACTTCGTGACCGAGATCCTAAACGCTATCAAGGGAAGGGAGTCTTACAAGCCATCTCCAATGTAGAAAACGTATTGCTACCCGCTTTACAAGGGGTCAGCATTTTTGATCAAATTACAGCAGACGCTATTATGATTGATGCCGACGGCACTCCTAACAAGGAAAAACTCGGCGCCAACGCCATTCTCGGGGTCTCTTTAGCATTAGCAAAAGCTGCTGCCGCAACCTTAGAAAGACCGTTATATCGCTATTTAGGTGGAGCTTTCTCACATATTCTCCCCTGCCCCATGATGAACCTAATTAACGGCGGGATGCATGCAACGAACGGCCTACAATTTCAGGAGTTTATGATCCGCCCTATTAGCGCTCCTTCTTTAGCAGAGGCTGTACGAATGGGCGCAGAAGTCTTCCACGTCTTAAAGAAAATCTTACAGAATCGACAGTTGTCTACTGGGGTCGGTGATGAAGGAGGCTTCGCTCCACAACTCGCTTCTAATTCTGAGGCGCTCGATCTTCTTTTGACAGCTATTGAAAAAGCAGGTTTTGTCCCTGGAGAGGATATTTCATTAGCGCTCGATTGCGCTGCCTCCTCTTTCTATAATACACAAGATAAAACGTATGATGGGAAATCCTCTGCCGATCAGGTTGCAGTGCTTGCAGAACTGTGCGATCAGTATCCTATTGATTCTATCGAAGATGGCCTTGCTGAAGAAGATTTCGAAGGGTGGAAGCTTTTATCAGAAACTCTAGGAGATCGTATTCAACTCGTTGGAGATGATTTATTTGTAACGAACTCTGCGCTAATTGCAGAAGGCATTACGCAGGGCCTTGCCAATGCTGTTCTCATCAAACCTAACCAGATAGGAACACTGACAGAAACAGCGGAAGCTATCCGCTTGGCAACTACACAAGGCTATGCAACGATTCTATCGCATAGATCTGGAGAAACAGAAGATACCACAATCGCAGATCTTGCTGTTGCCTTTAACACGGGACAAATCAAAACAGGCTCTCTTTCCCGTTCAGAGCGCATTGCTAAATACAATCGCCTCATGGCCATTGAAAAAGAAATTGGCGCTGAAGCTGTATTTCAGGATTCTAATCCTTTCTCTAAAGCTTAAACAGTGACTGAGAATATCCTGTTCTCGTTACGAGAGGGGCTTTACAAAGCCCCTTTTCCTCTTTGCTTGTAGATTTTTCCTGGGGAGAGTATGTAATACTTTATCTTGTCCCTTTAGGGGAAAGTACAGAACATGCCCGTCCCTATACATGAAAACCGCTATACTATGATCTCTTTTACACGAACGATAGGTTTTCGTTTATGGCTTATCTGTGTGGCCGCGATCATGTTCCCTTTAGGGATTAATATCTTCCAGTTGAATCTCCTGCAATATAAAAAAACTCTGCTTTCTACCACCTCTGATTTGCGAGAAAACGCTTTATTTAAAGCGCATACGCTGCAACAGATCATTCCTTTAAACATTGATATCCTCGCGCTCTTTTCTGAAATTTTTGATCTAGACAGAGGGGTTCCTTCCGAACCCGATCTCGCGCTCAGCAAAGAAATGGAAAAAATTTTTTATTCTACATACAAAGAGATCTCTCTTGTAAGAAAGGATCCTGATGGCAATTTTATTGTTGTTGCTTCTAGCCAACTGCAACAACTTGGGAAAAACTACAACCAAGAAATCTTTCTATCCCCATCACAGCCTTTTTTAGCCACTCTGAGACACTCTGATGGAGATTCTCCGCTTCTTTCCGTATTGCAAACTCCTATTTTCGATATTAGCTCTCAAGAAGTTCTTGGCGTTCTATATACCCTTTCAGATACTGATTATCTATTAGATGGATTGCTAGCAGCAAAAGACCCTCTTTCCATGAAAACGGCAATCCTTTCTAAAAATGGGATTATTCTACAAGCAACAGATGCTAGCCTGAATCTTGTATCCACACATAAGGAGGTTGCGCAGGATCAATTCTGTGATGTCTTTCTTCGAGAGGACTTCTGCCCTCCACACCTCCTATTACGAGCACCACTAGATCTCTCCCCACTTCCTTACGGAGAAGGTTTTGTTTCTTTCCGTATCCAAGATCAAGAAATGTGGGGATACATCTATACACCCTCTGATATGGATTTTCGCATCCTAACCTACACAGAAAAAACGATTATTTTTGCTTCTTTATGGCGTCGAGCCCTGCTGTACTTTGCTTATTTTTGTTGCGTACTTTTAGGAAGTATTACTGCTTTTTTAGTAGCAAAACGCCTATCTAAGCCTATACGAAGGCTCGCTACAGCGATGATTGAAACTCGGCGTAATCAACACCACCCTTACGAACCAGACTCCCTAGGCTTTGAAATTAATCGCTTAGGGGAAATTTTCAACTCTATGGTACAAAGCCTCTCTCAACAACAATCCCTGGCAGAAAAAAATTACGCGATCAAACAGCAGGCACAAAATGCTCTACGATTAGGAGAAGAAGCGCAACGGCGCCTTCTTCCTAACCAACTGCCAAATTATCCAACAACAGAAATTGCAAAAGCCTATATTCCAGCAATTACCGTAGGGGGAGATTTTTTCGATGCCTTTGTTATCGGCGAAGGAGACCAGGCTAAACTGTTTCTAATCGTTGCCGATGCCTCCGGGAAAGGCGTCAATGCCTGTGCCTACTCCCTTTTTCTTAAAAATATGTTACACACTTTCCTGAGTGAGCTTTCGTCTATTCAAGAGGCTGTTCAACGGACCTCTTCTCTCTTCTATCAACAAACCGCAGAATCGGGGATGTTTGTCACCCTATGTATCTATTGTTATCACTATACAACACGACAGCTAGAATACTACTCCTGCGGCCATAATCCTGCTTGTTTACGCGCGCCTAATGGAGATGTCTCTTTCCTCTCCCATCCGGGCATGGCTTTGGGATTTTTACCAGGAGTAGCACCTCATCTTACCTACACTCTCACGCTCGAAGAAGGGTCTCTTCTCGTCCTTTATACCGATGGCGTAACAGAAGCCCATAATAAACATGGAGAAATGTTTGGAGAGGAACGCTTAAAAAATTTGGTCGCCTCTTTAACTCAACACAATGCAGAGGAAGCCGTACAATCAATCATGTTCTCTATTAAATCTTTTGTAAAAGATTGCCAGCAACACGATGATATCACGCTGCTCGTTTTAAAAACCCCTAAGGCCCATGGCCCTCTTTAAAAATTTTTTGCTTAGCAGCCCCTTAAAGAATCCTTGTAGATTTTTTCTTTTCCTCTTCTTTATCGTGCCGTTAAGAAGGCTTTTTGAACACTTCTTCCCCAAACGAAATTTTTGTGTGTAGAATGAGACAAACATTCACAAAAAGAATCCTACTTTTTCTTTTTCTGGTGATTCCCGCTCCCCTCCTCTTGAATCTCGCTGTGCTCTCCTTTTTCTCTTTTGCAGCAGTCAAAACAGCGGTTGTTCAAGATCTACACACTCGAACCATGAATTTTAATTTAGAGCTCGAGAAAAAAATCGCCATCCACAAAATTTTTCTCAAACGGTTGGCAGAAACTTTAGCCCTGAAAACCCTAACCACAACGCAGGATTTTTTTACCGAAGCATATAGTGAAATGATCGCTCTGGGAGACATAGATTTATCGCTCTGTTTACTCTCTTCTGCTAATGATAGTATCCGCACTAAAAATCCCAGAGATCCTTTTATACGGTATATAAAAGCGC from Chlamydia suis encodes:
- a CDS encoding S-adenosylmethionine/S-adenosylhomocysteine transporter, which codes for MAIFLIFLNAFIWSSSFALSKFAMEAAAPLFVTGSRMVLAGVVLFGLLISKRESLRLPRQAIVPVLLLAVIGFYLANVLEFIGLQGLSSSKACFIYGFSPFTAAFCSYIQLREVVTWKKLGGLSLGLVSYLVYLLFGGGEDISAWGWQLGLPELLLIAATCLSSYGWTLLRKLSRRCESLSNTAVNAYAMVISGVLSLMHSAMVEVWNPLPVEKPLLFLQAIGALVIFSNLICYNLFARLLRSFSSTFLSFCNLVMPLFASFFGWLLLGEKFPPGLLFAVGFMVLGCRMIYHEEFRQGYVLSSE
- the thrS gene encoding threonine--tRNA ligase — protein: MIRVTCNEEAFELPEGASAMDLATKMKHSHCFAGALINDQAKDLSTTLQDGDTILFLSWDDPKGREIFLHTSAHILAQAVLRLWPSAQPTIGPVIDQGFYYDFANLSISEDDFSAIEDMAKTIAEEKFPISRQVFSNKEEALAYFSENPFKTELITELPEDAEISAYKQGEFVDLCRGPHLPSTAPVKAFKLLRTSAAYWKGDPSRDSLIRIYGIAFPTTKELKEHLHQLEEAKKRDHRVLGAKLDLFSQQPCSAGMPFFHPRGMVVWNALVDYWKRLHHLAGYQQIQTPQLMNRELWEISGHWENYKENMYTLTVDEEDYAIKPMNCPGCMLYYKTQLHSYREFPLRVAEIGHVHRQELSGALSGLMRVRAFHQDDAHIFLTPEQVEEETLNILDLVSKLYGTFGLEYHLELSTRPGQGTIGSDDLWELATDALQRALVKSQKPFVISPGEGAFYGPKIDIHVRDAINRTWQCGTIQLDMFLPERFDLKYTNQQGEKSTPIMLHRALFGSIERFLGILIEHFKGRFPLWLSPEHVRIITVADRHEARAQELAKHFTQQGIRATVDQTNESVSKKIRNAQNMQVNYMLTIGDKELETQLLAVRTRDNRVLNAISVEHFTNAILDELHSLSLSSSL
- a CDS encoding ParA family protein, with protein sequence MKTIAVNSFKGGTAKTSTTLHLGAALAQYHKARVLLIDFDAQANLTAGLGLDPDCYDSLAVVLQGEKTIEEVIRPIDSSGLDLIPADTWLERVEVSGSLAADRYSHERLKTILSTIEHQYDYVIIDTPPSLCWLTESALIAAQYALICATPEFYSVKGLERLATFIQGISSRHPLNILGVTLSFWNYRGKNNAAFTELIQKTFPGKLLNTRIRRDITISEAAIHGKPVFSTAPSARASEDYLKLTEELLFLLRDI
- a CDS encoding pGP6-D family virulence protein produces the protein MGNIKTLLENRFKKPASDKMESLAKKRLEGELSPFLNGFTNPKLSPQEEAKFRQLLEEYSFSQEISDLDLQQLCHLSAQVKQIHHQAVLLHGERIKKARELLKSYREGAFSAWLLLTYGNRQTPYNFLVYYEFFSILPDPLKLELGKMPRQAVYTLASREGDLEKKEAIIRNYQGETKGEILEIIRREFPLLPTDRRQASLPQQAFALFAKGTKLLRQCNEISQEELLSLEKLIKKLQKVTTNLLSNTKVSRNDDETQKPRNR
- a CDS encoding CT584/Cpn0803 family type III secretion system protein; protein product: MTTKPKNLEIDNNTFLLLEGNLKRIFATPIGYTTFREFQNVVFNCSQGQQELANFLFEMLINGKLLQELPAGQKQSAQSLIVQFMMLIRVAKDIHERGEFINFITSDMLAQQERCVFLNRLARVDGQEFLLMTDVQNTCHLIRHLLSRLLEAQKNPIGEKNLQEIQEDLVSLRAHFEELTKSM
- the trpS gene encoding tryptophan--tRNA ligase, with the translated sequence MNKKRVLTGDRPTGKLHLGHWIGSIANRLQLQQDPRYECFFIIADLHTLTTKTRKEEVLHIDNHVYDVLADWLSVGIDPDKSAIYLQSAIPEIYELNLIFSMLTPLNHIMGIPSIKEMARNASINEESLSHGLIGYPVLQSADILLAKAHLVPVGKDNEAHVELTRDIAKTFNRLYGPVFPEPDTLQGELTALVGTNGQGKMSKSANNAIYLADDAKTVQEKIRKMYTDPNRIHATTPGRVEGNPLFIYHDLFNPHKEEVEDFKTRYRQGCIKDVEVKARLAEEINLFLDPFREKRNELIARPKILEEALQKGTEKMRSLAKATMEEVHDCLGLSRKWRAILASSK